The Panicum virgatum strain AP13 chromosome 3N, P.virgatum_v5, whole genome shotgun sequence genome includes the window GGCAGATTGGGAGGCCGAAGTAAGTAAAATACTTGTTAGTGTTTGAACTCGCATtgtaattagtcgaaattaattatcccccttttccataggtcgaggtgatgcgatcaactcataccagaggaatagattatggcgattcaagaacaattgtctggatttattgttgagcaagtcctcgattcaaaaggcaaattctactatgatggacacTCTCACATtaacaatcacagcaaatatgataatatatacgtatatgtgtaattaagaacgaatatacctacgtaaatatatatatgtgtggatgtatgtattatatatctatttatgagtatgtatgtattatatatataagctctccaataatatatatgtatatatatatgtttatataatATTAGTGCtaaacattttcatatgtaaagaaaTTCACacatatagatatgtgtatacatatacatatatataagtgaattactttatatatgaaaactatataGGACagatattatataagtaactatatatgtatatgtatatattagtggagatcatacacactgaattctaatacataagtttaattgaaatgcgaaagtataattgaaatataaaaaaattgagaaaagaaaaacaggaaaaaagggaccttttgtcccggttggtccAACCACATGGCGCTGACAGcctcttttgtcccgattggtgttaccaaccgtgACCAAAGGGTCCTTTTGttccggttgccagacccgggacaaaaggacccccttttgtcccggcctggcGGTCTCGGTTGGGAAGCTGGGACAAAAAGGGTTTCCCAATCGGGACAAATTAGTGTTTCTGTAGCAGTGAATCCTCCCTCCTTAACGGATCGGGCAGACATGCATGGTTAAATACATATATGCCTACTACTGACAAAATTGATATAGTATTGGATATATATACGTTAATCTATACGGATCTATATGATCAAGTTGTGGACGAAGGGTTTATCCGATTTGCATATAGGGTGGACTAAGAGCACACCTGTCAATGACATAAAACGGACCAAATcaaaaatttaggtggaaaccttactcgTTTTAGTAATATGTATAGATATAGAtttatcaaaattcaaaaagaTATTGCTGGGCCCTTTCTCTGTGTGATGTCATAATTTTGTTATTAGATTATGCCAACCACCGTCGTTGGCATCAATCTGCAAGCTACGTGCCGTGTCAACGTGGGTGTGTGAACCATCCATTTACGATTCCGTCAAGCAACCGCGTACGTATCCGCTAGAATTAGTTTCCTTGACCTCATTGTTTGTCTTCATATATAGTCCCGTGAGCCGGATCCATACGGGATGCTGGCAGGTAGCAACTAGTAAATCTTGCTTGCCCACCACTTCTATCATTTGATCCCAACAACCGCCCTTGGGTACATTGGTGACTCCCACACATTTGCCCAACCACACACGGACATGGTGGTGGTCCTCTACCCTTTGCTTGTATAGTTGTATGAAAACACCAGCCGCCCGCTTCCTCCCCATTGATGAGGCCTTTCAACCGAACAACAACCAAAGCTAACCCACCAAGAAATCAGCTAGCTCCAAGCCGTCGATCGGGAGGACGATGAAGAGAGAAGGACGGCAGCACGGCACCGTCAGGATCAACCGCAACAAGCTACTCAGGGTCGCCGCCGCAGCAGTCGACTGCGAGGAGGCGGCGATTGGGGCGATGGAGCTCGGGAAGGCGCCGGCCAAGCCGACGAACGCGTCTAAGGCCACGGGCAAGTGCCGGCGACCGCGCTGCGCGGGCTGCCACTACCACCCGGTCACCAAGGCCCGGGACAAAGCCAAGGGGGCGCACAAGCTGCACGCCTGCGACGTCGCGCTGAACCACCGCCTCGTATCCTGGCGCGTCGTCGACGGCGCTGGCGCCGGGAGCTTGGGAATCCCAGGAAACTACAAGGGCACCTCGGCGTCATCCTTGCTAGCCTACCTGgcgggcagcggcagcagctggcacgaggacgacgacgatggtGCCTCTCTTGAAACTGCTCCGCCGATCGACGGTGGGCTCTCTAACCTGTACGATCTCATCGTCGGCCGTCACGCCAACGTCACCGTGCTGTGCGGGGAGGGAGCTGATCCGGCGCGTGCCACTGACTTAGCAGTAGGAGACACCGATGCAATTGAAGAGTCGGGGCAGGACGGCGATGATGTCGAGGAAGATGAGGATGGAGAAGAAGACATGGGGTTCTGCATGGTTGGCATCACAATCGCTGTGGAGTTCTCCGACGGGGAGGAGGACTGGATCGTGGTGGAGGAGATCTGATCCGATCTCGTGAAATTGCATATAAGACATGCCGGACGAGGCCATCCATTCCTCTCGCTATGCGCTGTCCTGTCTATCAGATCTGGGTGGTGTGTATATACTGCCTGCTCTGTTTGTCATGTCCATGTGTATATGGTTCTTAATCTGATTGTGATCATGGATTTCTCATTTGTTAATAATAAAGTGGAGAAGTGTATTCTTCTTCAGTTACTGGTGATATGAAAACATCGAATTGCAAAAATGGGGCAGATGCGTGCATGCTCATCTTATGATTTCTATATGTTTTTGTCCATGTTCAGTTCCTGCTGGAAGTACTCTGTTTTTTGTTGTATCAACTCTTGGTTCAAAAAAGATGAATCAAATTTTATTCTTCAAGCTGATAATGTTTTTTTGGGGCGAGACACACAACCATGGAGAAGGTAGGATTGCCCAATTCCTctccttgttttcttttcagTTCATCACAATTTGGGGCTTCTTCGCAAATGGGGATGAAAGTAGTCGGGAACGGTGATTTAAGGCTTGTCTATGAAAGCGGTTGGAAACGGTCGGCAAAGAACCTAACGTATTTTTATTAGCGAACGGAAACGAAATCGGCAAATGTCAGCCAGGATAGCGAAATCGGATATACGGTTATTAGAaatgaaatattttgaaaacatcATACTCCGATCGTTAAATGTTAAATGATAATAAATTCTTACCTCTAGCATTTTTTCACCAAAGATTTCGATCTTTCATCGTCAATGTGAAATACAGGGAAGGTTGATTGGTGTCGCCGCATGCCAGGGGCGCCGATCATGAGGATAAACACAACGTGACCAAGTAAACATTCGAATGCATGAATGctggcaagaaaaaaaaataaatgaaacgTTAGAATGGATTATAGAACATTACCTCTACAAATTTCTGTGCACCATTGCATCCAGCAACGAGATGACCAGCACAACTTAATTCGCACCTCTAGGGCTGGCTTTGAGCAGGACAGGGGCACTGCAATTTTTATGCAATTCTTTAGCATCCATTGTTGATGCTCGATAACGATCCATTTTAAGCGTCAATTTGAGCTAAAAATCTTGACAATTAAGATCTCATGCCTGCATATTTTATCCAAACAGGGAAGATTACACGTGTCCACTAGAAAATATTGCTATATAGGAATTTGggcagaaatgcaggtaaaGCATGAGCTCCAAGCTACAAAATCTGATCAGTCAGAGCACGTCATTTAGCCTAGTATGAATCCGAGGGCCCGCATCTGGGCCACTGTCGACAGCTCCTACGTGCCAAGTCCAGGACATCAGCTCCTGCATGAACGCATAAAATACGAGCATCAACATTAGttgtaggagttattactaacaaattccacaatgTGTTGGTGAGTATTTGTGTGCGGGTTTCTTAACCGTGGAAATGAGCAGGAAGCACACCTTGAGAGCAAGAGAAACACATCATCAATCCAAGGTGACACCTGTTTAGTGAACCGGACGCAAGCACAAGGATCCATGTACCCACTAGAGGGGGTTAACCACCTTAGGACAACATGGTACATCTATAATTGACTTAAGGACCCACTCACCAGTCAcatggaaaagagagaaggtgGTTGGAGCCACGTGGTGGTCGGTCGACCATGGTGCTCGGCAGATACTTATCATTGTGCCCACGAGAGTGTCCATGAGGCCGAGCACCATGGTCGACCGACCTTCCATTGTGCCCTCTCGTCTCTAGCTTGCACATGTCGCTTCCCCATTGGCTCTAGAGGGTGGTTTCAGGTGCCCCATGTTTCCTTACCGGCTGAAGCGCCatggttccctcctataaatactaGAGGAGGGGGTGGAAATGGAGACACACAACACATCAACTCTTCACTCTCTTTAGGGAGTTTGGAGCTCTCCTTGGAGGCTTAGTTCTACCTAGGTGGAGCTTAGAAATTAGGGCGACAGTGATGGGAAGTCGGGGAATCACCGGGTATTCCGGTGCTCAGGACCCTCCGCttgcttgtacctcgacagatACTTATCAATCATAGTATATGTTCATGATCTTCTTTGTGTTTTAGCTTATTAATTAAGTAGTGCTAGTTTCCTAGTTGTTTACAGGACCATCATTCACTAGTTTAGTTGATGTCTCTAGAGTTGGACTGCTAATAAAGATGGATGATCTTGTCCAACTCTAGAGTTAGTAAAAGAtggtgtagacgtggtgtccaCACTAGACTCTACCTTTGGTTGTAGTATAGCCTCATAGTTTGTAGACatagcctgcaggtggtgacaaccctatttTGTGCCATCGAAATCCTCCATGTTCAGGTGTACTGCAATAGCCGCATTACTAGCAATATGTGGTCTTATCTAGGGGAAGTTGGTAGCCCGAAGTAAACAACTAGTTAGCTCTACCTTATGTTTAATTCTTAGCCGTAGAAATCCTCTTCGCCCCTTACCCCTTCAATAGTGTGGTGTCCTTGGATGAATTGGAGCCTTAGGTAATATAcccacgttcctcagtggatacgataccctggaatactcctggATGAAAGCTATGAcgatatctgtgcgcttgcggattctaTTCGTGACGTTCCAaaatgtcaacaagcttttcggTGCTCTTGCCGGGGAATAGCAGCTATATTATCGTAGGACCTAGTTCGTACTCatatcttttttatttgttttcctTTATTCTACCTCTACCCCCACTACCGATGGAGCATCTATCTTTTCCACAGCTCTCTATCTCTGTGGGCGTGTTCTAGAATCTACCATCCTCACAGAATTCATTCTTTTTGGCAAGCGGTGAACCCCGCCCTGCTTTCAAAGCAATGGTTCAAAACCCTTCTCTAGAGCATTCAATGGCGATCCCTACAATCATTTGGAAGTGTTCTAGGAATTGCGTTCGAACTTGGTAATCCCAGGCATGACACAGGAAGCCTTGCGGTGGAAATTGGTCCCTTTCTCACTAATGGAGGGGGCGGAATAATGGTACATCCACACGATAGGAAGTGTGAGCTGTGATTGGGAAGAACTTTGAGTTGACTTCTATCGCTCGTTCTCCCTTTCAGCACTTATAGACTCCCTACGGATAGACATCCTTATCTTCGAGCACTTAGCGAAGGAGTCTATAGGAGAAGCATGGGGTAGATTCTTATGCCTTTTGGCATCTAACCCAGGCTTATCTCTACCCGATGATGTATCATTGCACATCTTTTGCTCGAGTTTAGACATGAAGTCTGCCCTATACCTCGATATCCCCGCCGGAGGTTCATTTGCACATACAACTCCAATGGAAGAAAGAGCGCGAGTCGAGCCAAGAGGATTTTCCAGCGGTTGAATCCAATCCTTTCCACGTCCTTAGATTAAGCCATAGAACCCTCGCCCGATCCAGGAACAACAGAGTGAGAATAAATTCAACCCTCGATGTTCTCTTCTCAATTCGAGGATGATCTTTTAGGAAACATCAGAAATACCTCGAATCATCTTAGGCACGATAAGCCTATGGAATCGTTGTGTGTTTATGAGACCATTGATGAAGTTTCGTACCAGGCACCCTAGTGGATTGGTTGAAGGAGGAACAGTGTACATCCAAATCAATTTGGATTAGCTCAACTTCCACAACCATCCATTGTTCGATGAAGGGAAATAtcatagaagctcttcatgactCTGTCGTTGAGGCTTGCATCATATCCGAATGCCTCATGGACACTCTCGTGGGTAACAAGCCTCTAACCCCAACTGACAAATATTTTAGAAGTCCCTCAGGACTCTTATTTGAATGTCGAGGGATCGCAAGGGACGTGCCTATTACTATAGACAAAATCAATGTGCGCTTAGATTTCTACGTCTATGATACCCTCGATTTTGATCCTCTCCTAGGCTACCCACTTGACAAACTTCTTGCATCTCaagggagcctagatgaaaagcttagaGAAACTACTTCGACCCCTTATTTAGAAAATCATATGGCCTCTTCTAGAGCAAAACCCTCTTGAAGAGATGATGCATCTatctccgttcatatcatccgagccCATTCTTTTTGAGATTGCAAAACCCATCACTTCCAAAGAGTATGGTCCGGAAGATATACCCTTCGCTTTTGTGGAGACGAACGATCATCATCACCCTTGAtcaagtttgagcctcttcctgcTAGCCCAGAATATATTGTTCTCAATCTTGATCGAGATACAAATATGATCTTTCACGATtcatctcttgagatggagaatccaTATGCCATGGAATTTTGAAAAGATGAGTCCAAGAAAGGATTCCAAAGATGACCATGGGGCCATCATTTTTGAAATACCATGCTTGTTCAATGCTTCTCCAGAGTTAGCCATGCTTAGTGGCCTGCGCACACATGATGACTACAACCACCTTAGGGTCCTCTATTAAAATCTATAAAAgtttggttgtagatgtatatgtttatcgtaaacattgctgATTTTGAGAGTACACTATGGCACTACCCTTGTAGCTAGAGCTACAACAATCGGCGTTGAAATGAGTACACATCACCATTGATAGCTGCAAGAAttcccatggtcgagcttatcaCCATAACAAAACACTGCTGGTAGATTGTAACATCCCATATTTTTATGGAATGTTATATACTCCAAAAATGtgttttttcaaaaactttttgtgtggaAGTGTTAATAGCTAGAACAATATACGGTTGGCTTCATTCTCCCTCTCAAATTCTTAGTAAATTAACATCTAGATAATTATAAGGATAATAATGCTAGTATGGACCTTTGGATTTCAATTTGATCTTATTGGATTTACCTTGTTTCAGAATTTATTTGAATAGTTTTTGTTTGAAATTGAGTGGTAATTAAATTGAATTTGATCATTCAAATTAAATGAAGAAGGTAACTAAAACCCTTAACACTAACTACTAACAGACCTAAATTCCTAACCTACTCAGCCCGATACCTACCTATTCTACCCAACCCACCAGCCCACGTAGCGGCCCAACCCACACACCACCACCCAAACCAGCCCAGCTCGCTCACCCCCTCACCCGCGCTCACTGACAACCCTAGCCCACCTATTAGCTGCCCAACTACCTTCCCCTGTTGCCCTTTCCCCTTCTTCCTGACGCTGCCTCGCCCTTCCGCGCGTGCGCAATGGCTTGACCACGGAAGTGGCCGACAAGCGCACAGTTGTTAGAGCCTATCGGCTCCCCTGGCCACGCCGCTCGTCCGTTGCCCGTTGGGACCCGCTGGCACTTCGTCTTGCCTCACCCTGCCTTTCTCATCTGCCCGCACACCCATGCACTCGCCGCACCTCTTTGCCCTGCTCGTGTCATCTACGCCGCCTCGCTCCACGACTACGCAGTGCAACCACCCAGCGCCAAACCCTTGACTGCCCGCGGCTTCATGGTCCTAGCCCCGGGCACACCTGTCGTTTGATGCTGCCACATAGCACCGCGCGTGTCCTGAGCCAGGCCGACCGATCCCCGGCGTCTGTGCTGCCTCCAACCCTAGCGCCTCCCTTATAAAGACCCTACTGCGATTGCTGCTAAACCCTAGCCCCCGGAGCCTTCTTTCCCCAAGCCGCCAACACCACTCAGAAGCAGAGGAGGAAAGAAGAAGTAGAGGAGCAGAGAGAAGTCGTGGAGGAGGACCAAgacccgaggaggaggagcaccgTCGTCGCCAGAGCTCGTCACCAAGCCGGCGCTCAGATCATCTTCTTCGACATCCTTGCGCTCCAGTACACTGCATTGCCTCGCCCCGGCAGCGCCTTGTCACTGCGCCGAGTCTGACACCCCCAGGCCCATCGGTAGGACCTCCTCGCCCCTCCACCGCCCTCCTGCTACCCGTCAAGTGCCGATGACCCATCTGTAGTCGACCCTTTAGGTTTCCCCTACCCATTCTTGTGCAGGTACCTCTGCCGCCGTCAAAACCGGTAGAACCGCCGTCACCAGACCTCGCTATTGTCGTCCAAGGCCCTAGCTTCCCAGGCATTCGCGcactgttggcgcctaccaacgtcacctagcgatgacacccacagacgccaatttgggacggctatatttcatgaaccacgaatagatccgcaagcgcacggaataccgctgtagcattttatccgggagtataccggggtgtcatttatatttccgcagggaaggcgatgagtgagagaatatatagatcagttggtgagctctatctagattggatatcctcatgcataaacaggggtaagataataacatggtaggaggtagtgtgacacacacacaaactactctcttggataaaagaataaaggttactttaggtcgggagcaaggtaaaagtcagagctcgagttagCTGttctaggctagctatatctacactttttcattagttagctcgtcaaagattaaactacacaacagggagataactatcgaagtaacgggaggagcccgtacaccccggcgactttatgtacctcctaccccccataccgatcatggaggattactaaaaggcacggatagggctgtcaccacctgccggctacctttataaaccgtgggtatagttgacatccagcaactcttagctaatctagacaccatgtctacactagtaagatatactctagtgtcccacgcggagcccccacccttcggatggacagacatcacactagagcaatcatatgaatactggagtagttgatagagttctaagaacaaaagactaaccatctccagcacagggtgattatacaatgcaagcattgaataataacggaaccatgacaagaagcatatactcgataactcagaatatacttcaagcagatatcggtaaccatagtctaattctattacaaacgaccgaatattacaagagagagctagagatgaacccataccagactctcgagcaactccggcgactcgatgactcctagacttctcctaaactccactaagcctaaagactatgcaaggaatgcaagagaggaagaggtgtgtggtgtgtgtgtgttctattctctacccccttctatttatagcagggagccactagccgcagcaccccaaaccgacattgtgagccaacagggaagcgccacgtgccttggttgaggcggtggggcccacgggcctggccggccgaccaggtaggtcggtcggcctaccCGGGCCGCCAACTGCCctcaacttcctggagtgggcttgtctttgtctccccttgtcctaaagttgaggcacggcctgccccagctgggtttgcttcagttcttgggcttcacttggtccatttgagcctgaatcggtactctgatattttctgtaattttgtgtcgggccaaagtgtgcttgtaacctgcatattagcttgaaaacacaacttgcatattctaaaaggtaaagtgtgatttaggaactttattggataaggatgcgtgtaagaaatgcaaactctcatgactttctgatcaagt containing:
- the LOC120665913 gene encoding uncharacterized protein LOC120665913; the encoded protein is MKREGRQHGTVRINRNKLLRVAAAAVDCEEAAIGAMELGKAPAKPTNASKATGKCRRPRCAGCHYHPVTKARDKAKGAHKLHACDVALNHRLVSWRVVDGAGAGSLGIPGNYKGTSASSLLAYLAGSGSSWHEDDDDGASLETAPPIDGGLSNLYDLIVGRHANVTVLCGEGADPARATDLAVGDTDAIEESGQDGDDVEEDEDGEEDMGFCMVGITIAVEFSDGEEDWIVVEEI